The Bacteroidota bacterium genome includes a region encoding these proteins:
- a CDS encoding class I SAM-dependent methyltransferase, with the protein MDRYKETFETWNKVASLYQDKFMDLDLYNNTYDFICNSITRNNARILEIGCGPGNITKYLLSKRPDFDIYGIDIAPKMIELAKKNNPSASFEIMDIRQIDEIKTKYDGIVCGFCLPYLSEEDSQKLITDCYKLLNEKGLIYISFVEGDPINSNFQVSSTGDRSYFYFHNLDDLKAKLMENKFEEFNTFKVEYERSVNEIEMHTILTAKKKTIG; encoded by the coding sequence ATGGACAGATATAAAGAAACATTTGAAACTTGGAACAAAGTTGCTTCACTTTATCAAGACAAGTTTATGGACTTGGACTTGTATAATAACACTTATGATTTTATTTGTAATTCAATTACAAGGAATAATGCAAGAATATTAGAAATTGGTTGTGGACCCGGGAACATTACAAAGTATCTTTTATCAAAAAGACCAGATTTTGATATTTACGGCATTGACATAGCGCCAAAAATGATAGAACTTGCGAAAAAGAATAATCCATCAGCAAGTTTTGAAATTATGGACATCAGACAAATTGATGAAATAAAAACAAAATATGACGGAATAGTTTGTGGTTTTTGTTTGCCATATTTGTCGGAGGAAGACAGCCAAAAACTTATTACCGACTGTTATAAATTGCTAAATGAAAAGGGACTGATTTATATAAGTTTTGTAGAAGGTGATCCTATCAATTCAAACTTTCAAGTGAGTAGTACCGGCGACAGAAGTTACTTTTATTTTCACAATTTAGACGATTTGAAAGCGAAACTTATGGAAAACAAATTTGAGGAATTTAATACATTTAAAGTGGAATATGAAAGATCTGTAAATGAAATTGAAATGCATACCATATTAACAGCGAAGAAAAAAACGATCGGCTAA
- a CDS encoding helix-turn-helix domain-containing protein gives MQETKGLLEQIKLHDKLAIRVSSNSNNYLPADVMKMLTQPHRKANYFFAFVEKGSLTHKVDLKDLAISGGQLFFVLPNQIHAAPANKNVDIEYFKMSFDQNCLSLLPKQFLFLLNPLNLQIISFDNDSRQRVKILFEILNKILHSEKEQKDAEIILAHLNSLLTEFNNAYFKGVTIEKSETNKLSKYIEFKIAVETHLTEQQTIHNIAHNLAITTNNLYNIVKEFSGVSPKEFITNRLMLEAQRKLFYSETSVKELAYELGFNDPDYFSKLFKKSTGKSVTQFVESIQDLSGNKSE, from the coding sequence ATGCAAGAAACAAAAGGACTACTTGAACAAATAAAACTTCACGATAAACTTGCAATTAGAGTAAGCTCTAACTCAAATAATTATTTGCCTGCCGATGTAATGAAAATGCTTACCCAACCTCATAGAAAAGCTAATTATTTTTTTGCGTTTGTTGAAAAAGGATCACTTACCCATAAAGTTGATTTAAAAGATCTGGCCATTTCAGGCGGACAATTGTTTTTCGTTTTGCCAAATCAAATTCATGCTGCACCTGCAAACAAGAATGTTGACATCGAATATTTCAAAATGAGTTTTGATCAAAACTGTTTGTCATTACTTCCTAAACAATTCCTCTTTTTACTTAATCCTCTAAACTTACAAATAATTTCATTTGATAACGACTCAAGACAACGGGTAAAAATACTTTTTGAAATACTAAATAAAATTTTACATTCAGAAAAGGAACAAAAAGATGCTGAAATTATTTTGGCACATCTTAATTCACTTTTGACCGAGTTCAATAATGCATATTTCAAGGGTGTTACAATAGAAAAATCGGAAACAAACAAACTTTCAAAATATATTGAGTTTAAAATTGCAGTGGAAACTCATTTAACAGAGCAACAAACTATACACAACATTGCCCACAATCTTGCTATAACCACAAATAATCTTTACAACATCGTAAAAGAGTTTTCAGGGGTATCACCAAAAGAATTTATCACAAATCGTTTAATGTTAGAGGCCCAAAGAAAACTTTTTTATTCCGAGACATCGGTAAAGGAGTTGGCTTATGAATTAGGTTTTAACGACCCTGATTATTTTTCTAAGCTTTTCAAAAAAAGCACTGGAAAAAGTGTTACACAGTTTGTAGAGAGCATTCAAGATTTGTCAGGCAATAAAAGTGAATAG
- a CDS encoding helix-turn-helix transcriptional regulator: MTQQQLDTFQVIADPNRRQILQLLSKDSLTINSIAKNFDMSRPAVSKHVKLLYGAGFISIQNIGRERYCILKQDGFDELQGWIDHFDKFWLGKLKKLETLLNNKVKNK, translated from the coding sequence ATGACACAACAACAGCTTGACACATTTCAGGTAATTGCTGATCCAAACAGACGACAGATTTTACAACTCTTATCTAAGGACAGTCTAACAATTAACTCTATTGCTAAAAATTTTGATATGAGCCGGCCTGCCGTATCCAAACATGTGAAACTATTATATGGTGCAGGATTTATTTCTATTCAAAACATCGGTAGAGAACGTTATTGTATTTTGAAACAAGATGGTTTCGACGAGTTACAAGGATGGATCGATCACTTTGACAAATTTTGGTTAGGGAAACTTAAAAAATTGGAAACCCTATTAAACAACAAAGTAAAAAATAAATGA
- a CDS encoding SRPBCC domain-containing protein, with protein sequence MQREIKHQFTFPQPKEVVWDHLTTTELLAQWLMPNDFQPIVGHKFTLQTKPKTKFAFDGIIYCEVIEIIPYKKLVYSWRGGMSKKNPSLDSVVTWTLTETDKGTTLFLEHKGFKGIKNYMAYVIMNMGWAKIGKRLFKNLNS encoded by the coding sequence ATGCAAAGAGAAATTAAACATCAATTTACTTTCCCCCAACCAAAAGAAGTTGTGTGGGACCACCTGACAACAACAGAATTACTTGCTCAATGGCTAATGCCCAACGACTTTCAACCTATAGTTGGACACAAGTTTACATTACAAACGAAGCCGAAAACGAAATTCGCTTTTGACGGGATAATTTATTGTGAGGTTATAGAAATCATTCCATACAAAAAACTTGTTTACTCCTGGCGAGGTGGGATGTCAAAAAAAAATCCATCACTTGATTCTGTTGTAACCTGGACACTTACAGAAACTGACAAAGGGACTACTTTGTTTCTGGAACACAAAGGATTTAAGGGCATCAAGAATTATATGGCGTACGTCATAATGAATATGGGTTGGGCAAAAATTGGAAAACGATTATTTAAAAACCTCAACTCTTAA
- a CDS encoding DUF418 domain-containing protein: MTATLPTEQKDRAIIVDVIRGFALIGVLIANFTSYIEQQTPEPILNSISSSLDRFLMSFNAVFLEWKFMTLFSILFGYGFGLILESLEKKNITPNFFFVKRMFWLFVFGVIHSIFWWGDVLNLYSMSGILLLLFRNKSNQTILFCAVLFMLFIPVFISYLLRNQPETFTDSDIQELYNQYKQGTMLEIFKFNINFYYRMFIASGSNLHDIIETLGRFLFGYFLLRIKFFQLVETKKSTFKKIALYAAPFMVAYFIFRWLLMNGTIHANQYILSPLLSLGVLSTTTFYVSVLVIAYITFGMNKFFSALQALGRMTLTNYLMVSIFLIILLYSFGFNKLGELPVHIIWLYAFIWLFFEIVFSAYWLKQFRYGPTEWIWRQLTYWKRLQLRK, encoded by the coding sequence ATGACAGCAACTTTACCCACAGAACAAAAGGATAGAGCAATCATTGTTGATGTGATTCGAGGGTTTGCTCTAATCGGTGTTTTGATTGCGAACTTCACTTCTTATATTGAGCAGCAAACACCAGAACCAATTCTAAATTCCATTTCATCTTCGTTGGACAGGTTTTTAATGAGTTTCAATGCTGTTTTTCTTGAGTGGAAATTCATGACATTATTTTCAATTCTTTTCGGCTACGGGTTCGGCCTTATTCTTGAAAGTTTAGAAAAGAAAAACATTACCCCGAATTTCTTTTTCGTTAAGCGCATGTTTTGGTTATTTGTTTTCGGAGTTATTCATTCCATCTTTTGGTGGGGCGATGTTTTAAACCTCTATTCAATGAGTGGGATTCTTCTGCTTTTGTTTAGAAATAAATCCAACCAGACAATTTTATTTTGTGCTGTATTATTTATGCTTTTCATTCCTGTATTTATTTCATATTTGCTCCGTAACCAGCCTGAAACATTTACTGACTCTGATATACAAGAACTTTACAATCAATATAAGCAGGGAACAATGCTTGAAATTTTTAAATTCAATATCAATTTCTATTACCGCATGTTTATCGCTTCGGGCAGTAATTTACATGACATTATAGAAACGCTTGGCAGGTTTCTATTTGGATATTTTCTTTTACGCATCAAGTTTTTTCAATTAGTAGAAACAAAAAAATCAACATTTAAAAAGATTGCTTTGTACGCAGCACCATTTATGGTTGCATATTTTATTTTTAGGTGGTTGCTAATGAACGGAACTATTCATGCAAATCAATATATACTTTCTCCACTTTTATCACTAGGTGTTCTATCTACAACAACTTTTTATGTTAGCGTTTTAGTTATAGCCTATATCACTTTCGGAATGAATAAATTTTTTTCAGCATTGCAGGCATTGGGCAGAATGACACTTACAAACTATTTAATGGTTTCAATATTTCTAATTATTCTGTTATATAGTTTTGGTTTTAACAAGTTAGGCGAATTACCTGTTCACATAATTTGGTTGTATGCTTTCATTTGGTTATTTTTTGAAATTGTGTTTAGTGCTTATTGGTTAAAACAATTCCGTTATGGCCCAACAGAATGGATTTGGAGACAACTCACATATTGGAAACGACTTCAATTAAGAAAATGA
- a CDS encoding DUF1801 domain-containing protein translates to MNIQEQIKELIRSQSEPKQSEMQDLHNLILKLMPKCKQWYFDGKNEEGKQVAHPTIGYGNYIITYKDGNTREFFRIGLLANPTGLAVHIMGINDRKFLMNTYGKTIGTAKVGSYAITFKSINDINLEILKKAIQNRAESKN, encoded by the coding sequence ATGAACATACAAGAACAGATTAAAGAGTTAATTAGAAGCCAATCCGAGCCTAAGCAGAGTGAAATGCAAGATCTGCACAATCTCATTCTTAAACTGATGCCGAAATGTAAACAATGGTATTTCGATGGGAAAAATGAAGAGGGTAAACAAGTAGCTCACCCCACTATTGGTTATGGAAATTACATCATAACGTATAAAGACGGAAACACAAGAGAATTTTTCAGAATTGGGTTATTAGCCAACCCAACCGGGCTTGCCGTTCATATAATGGGCATAAATGACAGAAAATTCTTAATGAACACATACGGCAAAACTATAGGCACAGCAAAAGTGGGTAGTTATGCCATCACATTTAAATCTATAAATGATATTAATTTAGAAATACTAAAAAAGGCAATACAAAACAGAGCTGAATCCAAGAATTAA
- a CDS encoding SDR family oxidoreductase, translated as MKSALVTGANKSIGFETAKQLAQLGYFVYIGSRDNTKGLKAIKNLNAIGLLNVDCIQLDITDLNSIKAARQQLESKIQNLDILINNAGISGGFPQPATKVSIDTIRLVFETNFFGTVQVTQEFIELLKKSDQPRIVNVTTELSSLTNHSNPNWKFAQFKPAAYGPSKTALNAYTVMLADELKDTNFKVNCVCPGFTATDFNNHRGDKKVEDAASVIVKYATLGQYGPTGKFLSEEGETAW; from the coding sequence ATGAAATCGGCATTAGTAACAGGAGCAAACAAAAGCATAGGTTTTGAAACCGCCAAACAATTAGCACAACTTGGGTATTTCGTTTACATTGGAAGCCGCGATAATACAAAAGGACTTAAAGCCATTAAAAATTTAAATGCAATAGGCTTATTAAATGTGGATTGCATTCAATTGGATATTACAGACCTCAATTCAATAAAAGCCGCAAGACAACAACTTGAATCAAAAATTCAAAACTTAGATATACTAATTAATAATGCGGGCATTAGTGGCGGCTTTCCACAACCAGCAACAAAAGTTTCCATTGATACTATACGGCTAGTATTTGAAACTAATTTTTTTGGTACAGTACAAGTAACACAAGAATTTATTGAGTTGCTAAAAAAATCAGACCAACCCAGAATTGTAAATGTAACAACAGAATTGTCTTCATTAACAAATCACAGCAATCCAAATTGGAAATTTGCCCAATTCAAACCTGCTGCTTATGGCCCATCAAAGACGGCTTTGAACGCATACACCGTAATGTTAGCAGATGAATTGAAAGACACAAATTTTAAGGTTAATTGTGTTTGCCCCGGATTTACAGCAACCGATTTTAATAATCACAGAGGAGATAAAAAAGTGGAAGATGCTGCATCTGTAATTGTAAAGTATGCGACACTTGGACAATACGGACCAACAGGTAAATTTTTAAGTGAAGAAGGCGAAACAGCTTGGTAA